In one Methylobacterium sp. SyP6R genomic region, the following are encoded:
- the glgX gene encoding glycogen debranching protein GlgX produces MELTSKPAPEAPAASPLARRATRISEGQPFPLGATWDGLGVNFALFSAHATKVELCLFDDSGETEIERIELPEYTDEVWHGYLPDARPGTIYGYRVHGPYEPEAGHRFNPNKLLLDPYAKALVGSITWNPALFGYVMESGDDTTFDTRDSAPFTRKCRVIDPAFTWGRDQKPNVPWDKTVFYETHVKGFTKLHPAVPERLRGTYAGLGTPEVLAYIRSLGVTSVELLPIHSFVNDSYLLDKDLVNYWGYNTLSFFAPARRYAAVPDFAFSEFKEMVARMHGAGLEVILDVVYNHTAEGNEKGPTLSFKGIDNASYYRLLPDQKRYYINDTGTGNTVNLSHPRVLQMVTDSLRYWATEMRVDGFRFDLATILGREPYGFDEGGGFLDSCRQDPVLSSVKLIAEPWDCGPGGYQVGGFPPGWAEWNDRFRDEVRGYWKGDEGLLPALASRLTGSADKFNKRGRRPWASVNFITAHDGFTLADTVSYNEKHNTANGEDNRDGHSHNLSYNYGAEGPTDDPEIRAVRMRQMRNLLATLLLSRGTPMLLAGDEFARTQKGNNNAYCQDNEISWIDWGAIGEEERDLAEFTQRLLILRKSLPMLSRGRFLTGAYDADLGVKDVSWLTPAGTEMNPENWNDGGARSLAVVLDGRAQTSGIHRRGGEATLMLLFNAYHDVVEFTLPEVVGGDAWMRVLDTNLPDTQDLARFAVGDTYAVTGRSMLMFVLRPTDVDHASETWRSYQHVIQAFERAESESVAFGLTPEG; encoded by the coding sequence ATGGAACTCACGTCCAAGCCCGCCCCGGAAGCCCCGGCGGCCTCGCCTCTCGCCCGGCGCGCCACGCGCATCAGCGAGGGCCAGCCCTTCCCGTTGGGGGCCACCTGGGACGGCCTCGGCGTCAACTTCGCGCTGTTCTCCGCCCACGCCACCAAGGTCGAGCTGTGCCTTTTCGACGATTCCGGCGAGACCGAGATCGAGCGGATCGAGCTGCCCGAATACACCGACGAGGTCTGGCACGGTTATCTTCCGGATGCCCGCCCCGGCACGATCTACGGCTACCGGGTCCACGGCCCCTACGAGCCGGAGGCCGGCCACCGCTTCAACCCCAACAAGCTGCTGCTCGACCCCTACGCCAAGGCGCTGGTCGGTTCCATCACCTGGAACCCGGCGCTCTTCGGCTACGTGATGGAGAGCGGCGACGACACCACCTTCGACACCCGCGACAGTGCCCCCTTCACCCGAAAGTGCCGGGTGATCGACCCCGCCTTCACCTGGGGCCGCGACCAGAAGCCGAACGTGCCGTGGGACAAGACCGTCTTCTACGAGACCCACGTCAAGGGCTTCACCAAGCTGCACCCGGCGGTGCCCGAGCGCCTGCGCGGCACCTATGCGGGCCTCGGCACGCCTGAGGTGCTGGCCTATATCCGCAGCCTCGGCGTCACCTCGGTCGAGCTTCTGCCGATCCATTCCTTCGTCAACGACAGCTACCTGCTGGATAAGGACCTGGTGAATTACTGGGGGTACAACACCCTCTCGTTCTTCGCCCCCGCCCGCCGCTACGCCGCGGTGCCGGATTTCGCCTTCTCCGAGTTCAAGGAGATGGTGGCCCGCATGCACGGGGCCGGCCTCGAGGTGATCCTCGACGTGGTCTACAACCACACCGCCGAGGGCAACGAGAAGGGCCCGACCCTGTCCTTCAAGGGCATCGACAACGCCTCGTATTACCGCCTGCTGCCGGACCAGAAGCGCTACTACATCAACGACACCGGCACGGGGAACACCGTCAACCTCTCGCATCCGCGGGTGCTGCAGATGGTGACGGATTCGCTCCGTTACTGGGCGACCGAGATGCGGGTCGACGGGTTCCGCTTCGACCTCGCGACGATCCTCGGCCGCGAGCCCTACGGCTTCGACGAGGGCGGCGGCTTCCTCGATTCCTGCCGCCAGGACCCGGTCCTGTCCTCGGTCAAGCTGATCGCCGAGCCGTGGGATTGCGGTCCGGGCGGCTACCAGGTCGGCGGCTTCCCGCCCGGCTGGGCCGAGTGGAACGACCGCTTCCGGGACGAGGTGCGCGGCTACTGGAAGGGCGACGAGGGCCTGCTCCCGGCGCTCGCCTCCCGCCTCACCGGCTCGGCCGACAAGTTCAACAAGCGCGGCCGGCGCCCCTGGGCCTCGGTGAACTTCATCACCGCCCATGACGGCTTCACCCTCGCCGACACCGTCTCGTACAACGAGAAGCACAATACCGCGAACGGCGAGGACAACCGCGACGGCCACTCGCACAACCTGTCCTACAATTACGGCGCGGAAGGCCCGACCGACGATCCCGAGATCCGGGCGGTGCGGATGCGCCAGATGCGCAACCTGCTCGCGACGCTGCTCCTGTCGCGCGGGACCCCCATGCTGCTCGCCGGCGACGAGTTCGCCCGCACGCAGAAGGGCAACAACAACGCCTATTGCCAGGACAACGAGATCTCCTGGATCGACTGGGGCGCGATCGGCGAGGAGGAGCGGGATCTCGCCGAGTTCACCCAGCGCCTCCTGATCCTGCGCAAGTCGCTGCCGATGCTGAGCCGCGGGCGCTTCCTCACCGGCGCCTACGATGCCGATCTCGGCGTCAAGGACGTGAGCTGGCTCACCCCCGCCGGGACCGAGATGAATCCGGAGAACTGGAACGACGGCGGCGCCCGCTCGCTCGCGGTGGTCCTCGACGGACGGGCCCAGACGAGCGGCATCCACCGGCGCGGGGGCGAGGCGACCCTGATGCTGCTGTTCAACGCCTACCACGACGTGGTCGAGTTCACCCTGCCGGAGGTGGTGGGGGGCGATGCCTGGATGCGGGTGCTCGACACCAACCTGCCCGACACCCAGGACCTCGCCCGGTTCGCCGTCGGCGACACCTACGCGGTCACCGGCCGCTCGATGCTGATGTTCGTGCTGCGCCCGACCGACGTCGACCATGCGAGCGAGACCTGGCGCTCCTACCAGCACGTGATCCAGGCCTTCGAGCGGGCGGAATCCGAGAGCGTGGCGTTCGGGCTGACGCCGGAGGGGTGA
- a CDS encoding response regulator: MAKILLVEDHEEIWDFLSRRLKRRGYEVVLAHDGEEGVMKARTSRPDIILLDMNLPVLDGWSAARALKSDAETARIPIIALTAHAMSGDREKVIQAGCDDYHPKPVDFSKLLTQIGAALGTPPSS; encoded by the coding sequence GTGGCAAAGATCCTTCTCGTCGAGGACCATGAGGAAATCTGGGACTTCCTGTCCCGGCGGCTCAAGCGGCGGGGCTACGAGGTGGTGCTCGCCCATGACGGCGAGGAGGGCGTGATGAAGGCCCGCACCAGCCGGCCGGACATCATCCTGCTCGACATGAACCTGCCGGTCCTCGACGGCTGGTCGGCGGCCCGCGCGCTCAAGTCCGACGCCGAGACCGCCCGGATCCCGATCATCGCGCTCACCGCCCACGCCATGTCCGGCGACCGCGAGAAGGTGATCCAGGCCGGCTGCGACGATTACCACCCCAAGCCGGTCGACTTCTCGAAGCTCCTGACCCAGATCGGCGCCGCCCTCGGCACGCCGCCGTCGTCCTGA
- a CDS encoding AI-2E family transporter: MIDDPVTARRLRDAMPVFTALATCLLVLAIGAILSLGRDVLMPITLAVLLSFVLAPAVRGLQRRRLPRSLAVLVVVLATFAGIGGLGMLIANEASQLASDLPRYTVTMREKIGALRAQAGGGATLERLFQSVQDLSQDLQPPEPAKARGPSDPEKPMLVEVREPKAGLLSTLGSVVAPVLHPLATVGLILLFTLFFLAQREDLRNRAIRLAGSGDLRATTAAMDDAVARLSRFFLAQAGLNLAFGVVIAIGLWLIGVPSPILWGVLAAILRFVPYIGAVIGMAFPLMLAAAVDPGWSMLIATVVLFAVVEPIAGHVVEPLLYGHSTGLSPVAVILAATVWTFLWGPVGLVLATPITVCLVVLGRHVERLAFLDVMLGDRPALAPSEIFYQRMLAGDPLEAIDKARQVLKERALATYYDEIALGGLRLAQNDRASGALAADRQQAVGQAIESVVTTLGTLPVRKGASAVRSAETEAAVAALGPDRASTAIVRRPEDLAPAWRGPAPVLVVAARGPFDAAAAGMLAQVLGGHGLNARTISQDALNKGERPDTAGVALVCLSYIEPISTSHIRLAARLARRAIPGVRVMVAIWRERDPAGRDRLRRATSADILVTTISDALDAALALSGVGETRKVPQREAA; encoded by the coding sequence ATGATCGACGATCCCGTGACGGCGCGCCGCCTGCGCGACGCGATGCCGGTGTTCACGGCCCTGGCGACCTGCCTGCTGGTGCTGGCGATCGGCGCGATCCTGTCCCTCGGGCGGGACGTGCTGATGCCGATCACGCTCGCGGTGCTCCTCAGCTTCGTGCTGGCGCCTGCGGTGCGGGGCCTCCAGCGCCGGCGCCTGCCGCGCTCGCTGGCCGTGCTCGTCGTCGTTCTGGCGACCTTCGCGGGGATCGGGGGCCTGGGGATGCTGATCGCCAACGAGGCCTCGCAGCTCGCCTCGGACCTGCCGCGCTACACCGTGACGATGCGCGAGAAGATCGGGGCCCTGCGGGCCCAGGCCGGCGGCGGCGCCACCCTGGAGCGCCTGTTCCAGTCGGTGCAGGATCTGAGCCAGGACTTGCAGCCGCCCGAGCCCGCCAAGGCGCGGGGTCCTTCGGATCCCGAGAAGCCGATGCTGGTCGAGGTGCGCGAGCCGAAGGCCGGGCTCCTCTCGACCCTGGGCAGCGTCGTGGCGCCGGTGCTGCACCCGCTCGCAACGGTCGGCCTGATCCTGCTCTTCACCCTGTTCTTCCTCGCCCAGCGCGAGGACCTGCGCAACCGCGCCATCCGGCTCGCCGGCTCCGGAGACCTGCGCGCCACCACGGCGGCGATGGACGACGCGGTGGCCCGCCTCTCGCGCTTCTTCCTCGCGCAGGCCGGGCTCAACCTCGCCTTCGGGGTGGTGATCGCCATCGGCCTCTGGCTGATCGGCGTGCCGAGCCCGATCCTGTGGGGCGTGCTCGCGGCGATCCTGCGCTTCGTGCCCTATATCGGGGCGGTGATCGGCATGGCCTTCCCGCTCATGCTCGCCGCGGCGGTCGATCCGGGCTGGTCGATGCTGATCGCGACGGTGGTGCTGTTCGCGGTCGTCGAGCCGATCGCCGGCCACGTCGTCGAGCCGCTGCTCTACGGCCACTCGACCGGGCTCTCGCCGGTGGCGGTGATTCTCGCCGCGACGGTCTGGACCTTCCTGTGGGGGCCGGTCGGCCTCGTCCTCGCCACCCCGATCACCGTCTGCCTGGTGGTGCTCGGCCGCCATGTCGAGCGGCTGGCCTTCCTCGACGTGATGCTGGGCGACCGGCCGGCGTTGGCGCCCTCCGAGATCTTCTACCAGCGCATGCTGGCGGGCGACCCCCTGGAGGCGATCGACAAGGCGCGCCAGGTGCTGAAGGAGCGTGCGCTCGCCACCTATTACGACGAGATCGCGCTCGGCGGCCTGCGGCTCGCCCAGAACGACCGGGCGAGCGGCGCGCTCGCCGCCGACCGCCAGCAGGCGGTGGGGCAGGCGATCGAGAGCGTGGTGACGACCCTGGGCACCCTGCCGGTCCGAAAAGGGGCGTCGGCGGTCCGCAGCGCCGAGACCGAGGCGGCGGTGGCCGCGCTCGGGCCGGACCGGGCCTCGACCGCGATCGTGCGCCGCCCCGAGGATCTGGCGCCGGCCTGGCGCGGGCCCGCCCCGGTTCTCGTGGTGGCGGCCCGCGGCCCGTTCGATGCGGCGGCCGCCGGCATGCTGGCCCAGGTGCTCGGGGGCCACGGCTTGAACGCCCGCACCATCAGCCAGGACGCCCTCAACAAGGGCGAGCGGCCGGACACCGCGGGCGTCGCCCTGGTCTGTCTGTCCTATATCGAGCCGATCAGCACCTCCCACATCCGGCTCGCCGCCCGCCTCGCCCGGCGGGCGATCCCGGGCGTGCGGGTGATGGTGGCGATCTGGCGCGAGCGCGACCCGGCCGGCCGCGACCGCCTGCGCCGGGCGACCTCCGCCGACATCCTGGTCACCACGATCAGCGACGCCCTCGACGCCGCCCTGGCGCTCTCGGGTGTCGGCGAGACTCGGAAGGTGCCGCAGCGCGAGGCCGCCTGA